The Blastocatellia bacterium genome includes the window GGCAATGAGTCATAATCATGGCCAGTTGCCATGCTTTTGACAAGTCGCGCCACTAAGCCCAAGCAGCAACAACCATCGGCCTTTCGGAAAAATTGTTGCTCACCCCTAGCGGTTATGCTATGATGCCCGCGTCAAAAATAAACAACAACCAAGCTGCATCGAGTGGGGGTTTCAGTTCACGGTGAACAGGAAGAAAACGTATGAGTCGGTCACACACAGCGATTGTTGAAACCGCCTCACTCAATGATATTCGCGAGCCAGCGACTGAAACAATCTTGCTGAGCATCACGTATGCAGCGTTTCCAACCTCACGTGAGATATAGGAGTCAGCTTATGAGCTATTTTCTTCGTTACGTCGGGTCGCGTCTGATCGCGACGAGCCTTATCGGTCTGTTGAGCGCGCCGCTTGTGTTCGCGCAGAAAGCGACGTCCTCTACCAACGGGCAATCAGATCGGCAGCAACCGCTGGTCGGCCCGGTCAAACCACTGATGGTCGAACGAATCGGTGTTGACCCCAATCAGATCATGCGACTGTCGCTGCACGATGCTATCTTGATGGCATTGCAAAACAACAACACGATTCAAATTGAGCGAACCAACATCCTCGGCAACGAGGAAGGATTGCGGGCAGCTCGCGGCGCTTATGATATTAGCATTTCGGCGTCCATTCAGGCAGAGACGCCGAAGACGCCGTCCAACAGCACCCGATTCGTCGGCGTTGATCTGAACGGAGATGGGGCGATTGATGAACTGGATAACATCTCTGATGGACGCCCGCTGCCGGTAGACCTCGATGGCGACGGCATCGCCGATAACACCGTGCTCGATTCGGACCGGCGAAAGACGGCAGCGTTCAATTTCACCGCCCAACAACAGCTTCCCTACTGGGGCGCTGCCTGGCGGTTCCAAATTGATACCAACCGGTTCAACACCGACACCAGCACGTTCAGCTTCGGCGGATTCAGTATCGGCGGTGTGGGTTTTGCTGTCTTGCCACAGTACCAAACGTCGGTGACGACCGAATTTCAATTGCCGCTGTGGAAGAACTTCCGCATTGATCAATCCCGTCGGCAGATCAAAATCGCTTCCAAAGCGCTTGATCTCTCTGATAGTCAATTTCGGCAGCGAGTCATTGACATCATCACGCAGGTGCAACAAGCCTACTGGGACCTGGTGTTTGCTATCCGCGCGGTGGAAATTCAACAGGAGGCGCTGAAGTTGGCTGAAACCAACCTGAACAACAATCGCAAGCAGGTGGAAGCCGGCACGTTGGCGCCGATTGAGCTGGCTCAATCACAAGCTCAAGTTGAACAAAGCCAGCAGAGCCTGACAGCGGCTATCGGCGCGGTGACCGTTCGAGAAAACATCCTCAAAGGCTTGATCCTGGGCAATCCCACGGCTGCTGAGTGGCGGGCCAATATCGCCCCGACCGAGAGCATTGACCACTTGCCTGCGCCCGTTGACTTTGAAAGCGCGTTGAAACTGGCCCAGGCGAATCGGCCTGAACTGGAACAGCTCCGATTGCGCCGCGAACAAAACGCAATTGACATCAAATACTATGCCAATCAGTCTAAGCCGCAGATTGACCTGTTTGCCCGCTATCGCATGAGTGGGTTGGCAGGCGAGGCGCGTCCGAGCACTATCAGCGGGCTTGTGCCTCAGCCCGGCGGCGGTTTCTTCACTGATAACGTCACCACACAAGTTCCAAATCAATATCAAGGCGGCGCGTTCACCTCGCTGAAGAATGCGTTCACTAATGATTTCTACACCTACTCCTTCGGCTTGCGATTCAACTTCCCGTTACGCAATCGCACGGCGCTTGGCTTGCTGGGTCAGGCCAAAGCGCAAGGGCGCGCGTTAGAGTTTCAGGAGCAGCAGTTGCTTCAGAACATCAGCATCGAAGTTCGTAATGCGCTGCAACAAGTGGAGACTTCCCGCCGCAGCATCGAAGCGGCGCGCGCCGCGCGCATCAACCGGCAAATTCAGTTGGAAGGCGAACAGAAGAAATTTGAAGCCGGGCTTTCCACTACCTTCTTCGTCCTGCAGTTCCAAAATTTCC containing:
- a CDS encoding TolC family protein, which produces MSYFLRYVGSRLIATSLIGLLSAPLVFAQKATSSTNGQSDRQQPLVGPVKPLMVERIGVDPNQIMRLSLHDAILMALQNNNTIQIERTNILGNEEGLRAARGAYDISISASIQAETPKTPSNSTRFVGVDLNGDGAIDELDNISDGRPLPVDLDGDGIADNTVLDSDRRKTAAFNFTAQQQLPYWGAAWRFQIDTNRFNTDTSTFSFGGFSIGGVGFAVLPQYQTSVTTEFQLPLWKNFRIDQSRRQIKIASKALDLSDSQFRQRVIDIITQVQQAYWDLVFAIRAVEIQQEALKLAETNLNNNRKQVEAGTLAPIELAQSQAQVEQSQQSLTAAIGAVTVRENILKGLILGNPTAAEWRANIAPTESIDHLPAPVDFESALKLAQANRPELEQLRLRREQNAIDIKYYANQSKPQIDLFARYRMSGLAGEARPSTISGLVPQPGGGFFTDNVTTQVPNQYQGGAFTSLKNAFTNDFYTYSFGLRFNFPLRNRTALGLLGQAKAQGRALEFQEQQLLQNISIEVRNALQQVETSRRSIEAARAARINRQIQLEGEQKKFEAGLSTTFFVLQFQNFLSEARLQELQALVNYNKAIADLQRVMSTTLTTHNVEISPRLDR